One bacterium genomic window, GCGCGGTGCTCGCCCCCGCCCGCCGGCCTCGCCGCGGATGACGCGCGCGCGGCGGGCGGCGACGGCCGCGCGGCCGCCGTTCCGCCGCGCGGCTTCTTCGCCCTTCGCGGCGGACGGTCGCTGCAAGGCGGCGCCGTCGTCGTCCGGGGCGCGGGCGTCGGCGCCGCTTCCGGCCGCCGTGCCCCGAACGGGCGATTTGCGTCGGAATCCCCACACTTTCGTAACCGGGCGTCGTCAAACCGACGTCTTCGACCGCGATCGCGCCGACCGTAGCGGGTTCTCCTTGGCGAAGAGCGGGCGCCGCGCGTGGCACGGCCCTTGCTTTGTTCGGAGTTGCCCGCTCGGTCGGAGCATGAGGAGTTCATGATGTCCTTCGCCTGGTTGAAGACTCGAGTCGCCGCCGCGGCGCTGACGGTTGTGCTGCTCGGCGGTTCCGCCGCTTTCGCCGCGGGGAAGACCTACTACGTCGACGGTTCCGCGACCGGCTGCGGCGGGAAAGCGTGCAGCGACTCCAACACCGGCTTGACGGAGGCGACCGCTTTCGCGACGCCGCAGGGATGCGTCGCCAACATGTCCGGCGGCGACACCTGCCTGATCAAGAACGGCACGTACTATCGCGCCGGCGACCAAGGCTACATTCCGGGCTTCAACTTCTGCCGGACCGACGGGAGCCTCAACGGCACGGCGACCCAGTACACGACGGTCAAGAACTATCCGGGCCACAAGCCGAAGATCTGCGCGACCGCGGACTGCGGCGCGAACCCCCCGTCGCCGGCGATCGGCGTGTTCGAAGTCTCGGCGGGCAATCCGTCCTGCGGCTACGTCTCCTTCCAGGGCCTCGAAGTCCAGGGAGCGATCGAGGCGCGGACCGGCTGGGGCACGGCGCCGTCCACCGGCGTGCACCACGTCGAAATCGCCTACAACGACCTCCACGGCGGCTTCGACTGCGACGGCAACTATTCGATGGTCCGGCTGGAGGCGGCCAACCATCTCTACGTGCACCACAACTACATCCACGACATGGACAACGGCGGCGGGTGCGGCTACAACTCGTCGGCGGCCGGCATCAAGCTGTTCGTGAACTCGGACACGCGGATCGAGTACAACACCATCGTCGGCAACTCGTACATGGTCTTCGGCGTGGACGACAAGGACGACTCGGTCCGCAACATCCACCGCTTCAACCGCATCTCCAACACGGCCGCCGCGGCGTTCCGCCTCAACGCGCAGACCGCCAGCTTCGGCGAGAAGCCGGCCGACACCGAGATCGCGGGCAACCTGATCCTCGGCAACGGCATCACGCTGATGATGGACATCGCGCGCCCCTACATCCATCACAACACGATCATCGGCGGCGCGCCGAGCATCAACTTCTACTTCGGCTCGACGACCAGCAACCCGGTCACCGCGGCCGTGATCCGCGACAACGTCGGCCAGACCAGCCAGGGGAACCTCGAGATCACGATCAACAGCTGGGGCTCCCGCTCCGGCGACACGATCGACTACAACCGCTACGACAGCTCGTCCAGCTACCGCGGCGCGATGTACGGCTCCGGCGACGCGACCTACGGCGACATCGCGTCGTGGCGGACCGCGATGGGCTCGGGCCTCGAGGCGCACTCCACCGAGGCCGCGGCGCCGGTCTGCGCCTGGGCCGAAACGACGAACTACA contains:
- a CDS encoding right-handed parallel beta-helix repeat-containing protein, coding for MMSFAWLKTRVAAAALTVVLLGGSAAFAAGKTYYVDGSATGCGGKACSDSNTGLTEATAFATPQGCVANMSGGDTCLIKNGTYYRAGDQGYIPGFNFCRTDGSLNGTATQYTTVKNYPGHKPKICATADCGANPPSPAIGVFEVSAGNPSCGYVSFQGLEVQGAIEARTGWGTAPSTGVHHVEIAYNDLHGGFDCDGNYSMVRLEAANHLYVHHNYIHDMDNGGGCGYNSSAAGIKLFVNSDTRIEYNTIVGNSYMVFGVDDKDDSVRNIHRFNRISNTAAAAFRLNAQTASFGEKPADTEIAGNLILGNGITLMMDIARPYIHHNTIIGGAPSINFYFGSTTSNPVTAAVIRDNVGQTSQGNLEITINSWGSRSGDTIDYNRYDSSSSYRGAMYGSGDATYGDIASWRTAMGSGLEAHSTEAAAPVCAWAETTNYTITPGTTCKTLSSSGGEVGVYGLGSCVGYTCGAATTPVCGNGVVETGESCDGTNLNGASCTSQGFGGGTLSCNSSCGFDTSACTPVVKCGNGVIDSGETCDGTNLGGASCSSLGFSGGTLSCNSSCALDTSACTSSNPPAPTNECSSPQAGWILCDGFESGTMNYWKDDLSDDGGRLAAVSGASAYTGGYVGRQTQITGGTGGWGTKYFGDHPLLSSPGSQVSDFYLRSMVRFSSGYSWPTGTNKMFVVAAFESWSAGYPQPLSYSPYYVIFDVDNVGRPQLELHRKVGSDVWRTLAQNVGTPVALTTGTWHELQIHLKLNTAGAADGVAEIWIDGVKKAAFTDVDFRSTYTTHGWNHLLLSPYGNPSSPANQTQDWDNIVGSTSFITWAGTNAAPNNVQKLIRVDVH